In Halobacteriovorax marinus SJ, the following proteins share a genomic window:
- a CDS encoding TolC family protein, whose protein sequence is MNRLSLLCCTLLLSSSIQASLSNLSLEYLDKGSDNESLKLDLEVDTLERDMTSESKAWQLSASGQKVNSQLERSSSLLISNATLQPNDTEATSYNLTFSKEFFSGTKLSLSNSLVDYVNNANTTQNNKGFTQTLSLEQDLWNNFLGRRDFLDLDISEKTLDYKKQSTEFQVEANLYTFVADYLKAKLDKANTQLKKEALDRAKKRLSLIKRRVRDGLSEKVDLYSAQTQELASRESYMSEMISLQSSLESLSKKIHRKVSASNILDYKLKESSEVQQVEGTIEDNKNYLQTQKQIDYLVDSSKKADMGIYPSLVFAASYATNNYERDSSPISDGVIGSDNNEVSVGLTLTWNIGSNAERLSKQAASIELNKVKMQSRKVLLSLKEQESSLVKRQSEVEILLNSASERLELANKTLKEYNRLYSRGRATLDQVIRAEEELISTQQSYINYLYLKDSNFSTLAYYRGKLREAVLK, encoded by the coding sequence GTGAATAGACTCTCACTTCTTTGTTGTACTCTTCTGTTATCATCTTCTATCCAAGCTTCGCTCTCTAATCTATCTCTAGAATACTTAGATAAGGGTTCAGATAATGAGAGCTTGAAATTAGACTTAGAGGTGGACACGCTTGAAAGAGATATGACTTCAGAGTCTAAGGCTTGGCAACTCTCAGCGAGTGGTCAGAAAGTAAACTCTCAATTAGAGAGAAGTTCATCTCTTTTAATAAGTAATGCAACTCTTCAACCAAATGATACTGAAGCAACATCTTATAATCTGACTTTTTCAAAAGAGTTCTTTAGCGGAACTAAGTTAAGTCTCTCTAACTCTCTAGTTGATTATGTTAATAATGCAAATACAACACAGAATAATAAAGGCTTTACTCAAACATTGAGCTTAGAGCAAGACTTGTGGAATAACTTCTTGGGAAGAAGAGATTTTCTCGATCTAGATATCTCTGAGAAAACTTTAGACTATAAGAAGCAAAGTACTGAGTTTCAGGTTGAGGCAAACCTTTATACTTTCGTAGCTGATTATCTAAAGGCCAAGCTAGATAAAGCAAATACTCAATTAAAGAAAGAGGCCCTAGATAGAGCAAAGAAGAGACTTTCTTTAATTAAGAGAAGAGTGAGAGATGGTCTTAGCGAAAAGGTAGACCTCTATAGTGCTCAAACTCAAGAGCTAGCCTCTCGAGAGAGTTATATGTCAGAGATGATCTCTTTACAGTCCAGTTTAGAGAGTTTGTCTAAGAAGATTCATCGTAAAGTTAGCGCAAGTAATATCTTAGACTATAAATTAAAAGAGAGTAGTGAGGTTCAACAAGTTGAAGGAACTATTGAAGATAATAAAAATTATCTTCAGACTCAAAAGCAAATTGATTACTTAGTCGACTCTTCAAAGAAGGCCGATATGGGAATTTACCCAAGTCTAGTATTCGCTGCGAGCTATGCGACGAATAACTATGAAAGAGATAGTAGTCCCATCTCAGATGGAGTTATTGGAAGTGACAATAATGAAGTTTCTGTAGGACTAACACTTACTTGGAATATTGGATCAAATGCTGAGAGGCTCTCAAAGCAAGCCGCTTCAATTGAATTAAATAAAGTGAAGATGCAATCACGTAAAGTTCTCTTAAGTTTAAAGGAGCAGGAGTCTTCTTTAGTAAAAAGACAAAGTGAAGTTGAAATACTTTTAAATTCTGCATCTGAGAGACTTGAGCTTGCAAATAAAACGCTTAAGGAGTACAACAGGCTTTACTCAAGAGGGCGCGCGACTCTTGATCAGGTGATTAGGGCCGAAGAAGAACTGATTAGTACTCAGCAGTCTTATATTAATTACCTTTATCTAAAAGATTCAAACTTTAGTACTCTCGCTTACTATAGAGGTAAGTTAAGAGAGGCGGTTTTAAAGTAA
- a CDS encoding A/G-specific adenine glycosylase, giving the protein MFKKLLKWSSEQHSHLPWRENRSLYLTLVSEIMLQQTTVQTVVNHIDRFLKKYPTLKSLAQSNEEEVCIAWKGLGYYRRARNLLSAAQDIQLNYGGKIPTDIDTLKSIKGIGDYTANAIIGIGAGKRALAVDANLERVIARIYAIDIEKGVKLQKEIYKRFYNGEILKELTDNNSRELNEAFMDLGRVICQARKADCVLCPVKRSCLSFKEGLVESIPKVVEKKKVKHELKLLRIIVKKKGNILGYIKSEKEWLQGQIEVPTFVISSTDELLTQYPALPKNFKNDLFRDALGFKSTITKYKIDNLVYEISESEFKKYFKSIKNFEFFKNDSEKVNFSTVSLKALSKIK; this is encoded by the coding sequence ATGTTTAAAAAATTACTTAAATGGTCTAGTGAGCAGCACTCACACCTTCCGTGGAGAGAGAATAGATCTCTTTACTTAACTCTCGTTTCAGAGATCATGCTTCAGCAAACAACAGTTCAAACAGTTGTAAATCATATTGATAGGTTTCTAAAAAAGTATCCGACTTTAAAATCTTTAGCACAAAGTAATGAAGAAGAAGTTTGTATTGCTTGGAAAGGCCTTGGCTACTATAGAAGAGCGAGAAATCTCTTAAGTGCAGCTCAGGATATTCAATTAAATTATGGTGGAAAAATTCCAACAGATATAGATACTTTAAAAAGTATTAAAGGAATTGGTGATTATACGGCCAATGCTATTATTGGTATTGGTGCTGGAAAGAGGGCACTCGCTGTTGATGCTAACTTAGAAAGAGTGATTGCAAGAATCTATGCCATCGATATTGAAAAGGGTGTGAAGTTACAAAAAGAAATTTATAAGAGATTCTATAATGGTGAAATATTAAAAGAGTTAACAGATAATAATAGCCGTGAATTAAATGAAGCTTTCATGGACCTAGGGAGAGTTATCTGCCAGGCTCGAAAAGCTGATTGTGTTCTCTGTCCTGTGAAGAGAAGTTGTCTCTCTTTTAAAGAAGGATTAGTTGAGAGCATTCCTAAAGTTGTAGAAAAAAAGAAAGTAAAACATGAACTTAAATTATTAAGAATTATTGTTAAAAAGAAAGGAAATATTCTTGGTTATATTAAATCAGAGAAGGAATGGTTGCAGGGACAAATTGAAGTTCCAACATTTGTCATTTCATCTACTGACGAACTTTTAACTCAATACCCAGCACTGCCTAAGAATTTTAAAAACGATCTCTTTAGAGATGCACTAGGCTTTAAAAGCACAATAACTAAATATAAGATTGATAATTTAGTTTATGAAATATCTGAAAGTGAGTTTAAGAAATATTTTAAAAGTATAAAAAACTTTGAGTTCTTTAAGAATGATTCAGAGAAAGTGAATTTTTCGACAGTCTCTTTGAAAGCGCTGTCTAAAATAAAGTAA
- a CDS encoding helix-turn-helix domain-containing protein yields MSNFNQDKIAEFLGVVRKYMQVRGSLSQKDLAEITDVGVSTMSRFLAQKTSDINPQLVAKISAKLNIPLHEIIDFVEEDYADHFIKLVKFYKEDDDEFAPKQEPVMGETRGSISASPNEVFEDTLADALGGGTANKNVTAKIKVGGKSQSISFEGRREGDLTIKEKLESLTPRQKAYMSDFLNLDIEGRDLIVDLGNDLFRFFRQKGMTI; encoded by the coding sequence ATGTCGAATTTCAATCAAGATAAAATTGCAGAGTTTCTAGGAGTCGTACGTAAGTATATGCAAGTACGTGGTTCCTTGTCGCAAAAAGATTTGGCCGAAATTACAGATGTAGGGGTTTCTACTATGAGTAGGTTCTTGGCCCAGAAAACTTCCGATATTAACCCGCAGCTTGTTGCAAAGATATCTGCAAAATTAAATATACCGCTTCATGAAATCATTGATTTTGTCGAAGAGGATTATGCGGATCACTTTATAAAGCTAGTGAAGTTTTATAAAGAGGATGACGATGAATTCGCTCCGAAGCAGGAACCTGTAATGGGGGAGACGAGGGGATCGATAAGTGCTTCACCTAATGAGGTTTTTGAAGATACTCTTGCAGATGCTCTCGGTGGTGGAACTGCAAATAAGAATGTCACCGCAAAAATAAAAGTGGGTGGTAAGTCTCAAAGTATTTCATTTGAAGGAAGACGAGAGGGAGACTTAACAATTAAAGAGAAGTTAGAGAGCTTAACTCCTAGGCAAAAAGCTTATATGAGTGACTTTCTAAACTTAGATATTGAAGGAAGAGATCTAATTGTTGATTTAGGAAATGATCTCTTTAGATTCTTTAGGCAAAAAGGAATGACTATTTGA
- a CDS encoding zinc ribbon domain-containing protein — translation MEHFKVFIEAQSLLKKISEHEFKIQEHQKRIQFVERNRELRQEKKDRDSEELKSFGHEIANFEKELFSKEKDLDRAQVNLQRATSENQVSALEKEIEKLSPAIESLQETILEKLEKCEEIEGEIEKAQTFLEGSLSTLNELKAEALADVQEEEKEISNYTQRVELLLNSLDSNNKQSFLETKKNSKDGQVIAFLNNRKCSRCRFEASSSQVAEIENARNLEFCQSCSRILIPATINS, via the coding sequence ATGGAACATTTTAAAGTTTTTATTGAAGCCCAGTCTTTACTTAAGAAAATATCTGAGCATGAATTTAAGATTCAGGAACACCAAAAGAGAATTCAATTCGTTGAGCGCAATAGAGAATTAAGACAAGAGAAGAAAGATAGAGATAGTGAAGAACTAAAGTCTTTTGGCCATGAAATTGCGAACTTTGAAAAAGAGCTCTTCTCTAAAGAGAAAGACCTAGATAGAGCACAAGTAAACCTTCAAAGGGCGACTAGCGAAAATCAAGTTAGTGCACTAGAGAAAGAGATCGAGAAGTTATCTCCAGCAATTGAATCCCTTCAAGAAACTATTCTTGAGAAGCTTGAGAAATGCGAAGAAATCGAAGGTGAAATAGAAAAAGCTCAAACATTTCTAGAAGGCTCTCTTTCAACACTAAATGAACTAAAGGCCGAGGCTTTAGCAGATGTACAAGAAGAAGAAAAAGAAATTTCAAATTATACACAGAGAGTGGAGCTCCTACTCAACTCATTAGATTCAAATAATAAACAATCCTTTCTTGAAACAAAGAAGAACTCAAAAGATGGGCAAGTGATCGCTTTTTTAAATAATAGAAAGTGTTCTAGATGTCGATTTGAAGCTTCTAGCTCTCAAGTCGCTGAAATAGAAAATGCGAGGAACTTAGAGTTCTGTCAAAGTTGCTCGAGGATCTTAATTCCTGCGACGATCAATAGCTAA
- a CDS encoding 3-phosphoshikimate 1-carboxyvinyltransferase: MSLENSQFNVSAKSFDAEVNVPSSKSYANRAIILAALSKDAITIENLPLSHDVTNLLNVLREVGLRIVEVENGIIIENSFPECERPSSEKIKIYPGDGGTTTRFLIPFLAMGKNSYQIEPEGRMRERPVADLLEVLAELGASINQCDTWLTIRGPLSFQTNKLKADASKTTQHATALALCLAFQNIEVQPVDMKYSKSYWDMTMSLIQDFKKGQKKFYVPVDFSSMSYVLALGADRGKVLVKNCVDIDTFQSDSIFVEVLKNMGYSVTLSDKGLEVKSSEKEITPINLDCSNCPDLVPTLAFTCSRIDGESKLSNLSVLKYKESDRLLEVQKLLDLYSIENTYNEKEDVLHIKGSKKRIDKAKEIYPPDDHRIVMVSYLFLRAHGGGVLNSIHSVSKSFGNFFEVVEENE, encoded by the coding sequence ATGTCATTAGAAAACTCACAATTTAATGTAAGTGCGAAGAGCTTTGATGCTGAGGTAAATGTTCCAAGTTCTAAGTCCTATGCAAATAGAGCAATCATCTTAGCGGCACTATCTAAAGATGCGATCACTATTGAAAATCTTCCTTTATCACATGATGTAACAAATCTATTGAATGTCCTAAGAGAAGTTGGACTTAGAATCGTAGAGGTTGAGAACGGAATCATTATTGAGAATTCATTTCCAGAATGTGAAAGACCTTCGAGTGAGAAGATTAAAATCTATCCCGGAGATGGAGGAACAACGACAAGATTTCTCATACCATTCTTGGCCATGGGAAAGAACTCATATCAAATTGAGCCTGAGGGGAGAATGAGAGAGAGACCCGTTGCTGATTTACTGGAAGTTCTAGCAGAATTAGGGGCGAGTATAAATCAATGTGATACATGGCTTACTATTAGAGGTCCATTGAGCTTTCAAACAAATAAACTAAAAGCTGATGCATCTAAGACGACTCAGCATGCAACGGCATTGGCCCTTTGTTTAGCATTTCAAAATATCGAAGTTCAACCTGTTGATATGAAGTACTCTAAAAGCTACTGGGACATGACAATGTCATTAATACAAGACTTTAAAAAAGGTCAAAAGAAGTTCTACGTTCCTGTCGATTTTAGCTCAATGTCCTATGTTCTGGCCTTAGGTGCAGATAGAGGAAAAGTTCTTGTAAAAAATTGCGTAGATATAGACACATTTCAATCTGATTCTATCTTCGTAGAAGTTTTAAAGAATATGGGCTACTCCGTAACTCTTTCAGATAAGGGATTAGAAGTTAAGTCGAGTGAAAAAGAAATAACTCCTATTAACTTGGATTGCTCGAATTGTCCTGACCTCGTACCAACCTTAGCATTTACTTGCTCTCGAATAGATGGAGAAAGTAAACTTAGTAATCTCTCTGTTTTAAAATATAAAGAGAGTGATAGGCTTCTAGAGGTTCAGAAGTTACTAGATCTATACTCTATTGAAAATACTTACAATGAAAAAGAAGATGTATTACACATCAAGGGAAGTAAGAAGAGAATAGATAAAGCAAAAGAAATATACCCTCCTGATGATCACCGAATTGTAATGGTTTCTTACTTATTTTTAAGGGCCCATGGTGGTGGGGTATTAAATAGTATCCACAGTGTCTCTAAGTCTTTTGGAAACTTCTTTGAAGTTGTTGAAGAAAATGAATAG
- a CDS encoding L-aspartate oxidase — translation MSVYEFDVLIIGCGISGLTSAAKLAESGIRVGILTRDEDPKVSNTLYAQGGIIYPHDGDRDLLEDIQKASSYTANTKAAEILKERSGKILEEVLIEKSKTNFARDEKGELLFTREAAHSRDRILYQGDFTGKEIQISLLNYLSDKSRFPNVHLLTKHTAIDLLTPVHHGVSIQQRYEDNYVVGVYALNQETKEVAKVISKFTILATGGIGGLYLHHSNSEGARGDGHAMAKRAGAILTNMEFIQFHPTTFFDSSSHRRFLISEAVRGEGGRLINSNGVAFMEKYHPDRELAPRDVVSRAIADEIIETRHDCVYLDISHKDSDWLKERFPTIYKHCLEKHVDITKEPIPVVPAAHYTCGGVKTNLKGQTNLKGLYAVGEVACTGLHGANRLASTSLLEGLTWGYIAAENIAKKLDTASLYDAYKIQDWRKGSLEADNALISQDWLTLKQTMWNYVGLTRTSHRLKRADAMFSELYDEIERFYKNAELKDSLIGLRNAVEVGYMVLNASRRNRESVGCFYRKS, via the coding sequence ATGTCAGTTTACGAATTTGATGTTCTCATTATTGGCTGTGGAATTTCAGGATTAACTTCTGCTGCAAAGCTGGCGGAGAGTGGAATTCGTGTAGGTATTTTAACTAGAGATGAAGATCCAAAAGTCTCTAATACTCTCTATGCCCAAGGTGGAATTATCTATCCTCACGACGGTGATAGAGATCTCTTAGAGGATATACAAAAAGCATCTTCTTATACGGCAAATACGAAGGCCGCTGAGATTTTAAAAGAACGCTCTGGAAAAATTCTAGAAGAAGTCCTTATTGAAAAATCTAAAACGAATTTTGCTAGAGATGAGAAAGGGGAATTGCTCTTTACAAGAGAAGCTGCTCACTCTCGCGATAGAATTCTTTACCAAGGTGATTTCACCGGAAAGGAAATTCAAATATCTCTATTAAATTATCTTAGTGATAAAAGTCGATTTCCAAATGTACACCTTCTTACTAAGCATACTGCTATTGATCTACTAACTCCTGTTCATCATGGAGTGAGTATCCAACAAAGATATGAAGACAATTATGTCGTTGGTGTCTATGCCCTTAATCAAGAGACTAAGGAAGTTGCTAAGGTTATTTCAAAATTTACAATTCTTGCAACTGGGGGAATTGGAGGACTCTATCTCCACCATTCAAACTCAGAAGGAGCAAGAGGTGATGGTCACGCTATGGCGAAAAGGGCCGGAGCAATTCTAACAAATATGGAGTTTATACAATTTCATCCAACGACATTCTTTGATAGTTCTTCCCATAGAAGATTTCTTATTTCAGAAGCCGTAAGAGGTGAGGGTGGTAGGCTCATAAATTCTAATGGTGTGGCCTTCATGGAGAAGTATCACCCTGATAGAGAGCTTGCTCCAAGAGATGTCGTCTCAAGGGCCATCGCTGATGAGATTATTGAAACTCGTCATGATTGTGTTTACTTAGATATTTCTCACAAAGATAGTGATTGGCTAAAGGAGAGATTTCCTACGATTTATAAACATTGTCTTGAAAAACATGTGGATATAACAAAGGAACCTATTCCTGTAGTACCTGCTGCTCATTATACTTGCGGTGGTGTAAAAACAAACTTGAAAGGGCAAACAAATTTAAAAGGCCTCTACGCAGTTGGTGAAGTTGCGTGCACAGGACTTCATGGAGCGAATCGTCTCGCATCTACTTCTTTATTAGAAGGACTGACTTGGGGTTATATCGCTGCAGAAAATATTGCAAAGAAATTAGATACAGCCTCTTTATATGATGCTTATAAAATTCAAGATTGGAGAAAAGGTTCTCTAGAAGCCGACAATGCTCTTATCTCTCAAGACTGGCTGACTCTGAAACAAACGATGTGGAATTATGTAGGACTTACGAGAACTTCACATCGATTAAAGAGAGCAGATGCCATGTTTAGTGAACTCTACGATGAAATCGAAAGATTCTATAAGAACGCAGAGCTGAAGGATAGTCTGATTGGCCTTCGCAACGCTGTTGAAGTCGGTTACATGGTTCTCAATGCCTCAAGAAGAAATAGGGAATCTGTGGGCTGTTTCTATAGAAAGAGCTAA
- the aroC gene encoding chorismate synthase, producing MRGNKFGKLFSFVTFGESHGEALGVVVDGVSAGLDFDLEDLQRELDRRAPGRVAGTTNRKEADRAEVLSGVFEGKTLGTPIAVIVRNTNQRSGDYDKLKTEYRPGHADETTQSKYGIRDHRGGGRSSGRETLSRVIAGYFAGLMIPKINISAYISKMGPFEASLDDLKNAKNIAPYNFPLTEKNEEIKKYLLKLKAEGESVGGRISIHVTGVPKGLGEPAFDKLKADFAKGLLSIGACVSFSFGLGEEMANLKGSEVSSKRENFGGIEGGISNGEDIFLTTTFKPTSTIGEKAKEGRHDPCILPRAVPVVEAMVKCILADHLLRQRAYGDGVIDE from the coding sequence ATGCGTGGCAATAAATTCGGTAAGCTTTTTTCTTTTGTAACCTTTGGTGAATCACACGGTGAGGCCTTAGGGGTTGTAGTAGATGGTGTGAGCGCAGGACTTGATTTTGATTTGGAAGATTTGCAGCGTGAGCTGGATCGTAGGGCTCCCGGAAGAGTGGCCGGAACGACTAATAGAAAAGAGGCCGATAGGGCAGAAGTTCTCTCTGGGGTTTTCGAAGGAAAAACTTTAGGCACACCAATTGCCGTAATTGTTAGAAATACAAATCAACGAAGTGGCGATTACGATAAATTGAAAACTGAGTATAGACCTGGTCACGCAGATGAAACAACTCAGAGTAAATATGGAATTAGAGATCACAGAGGAGGAGGAAGATCATCGGGAAGAGAAACCTTATCTCGTGTTATTGCCGGCTACTTCGCTGGGCTGATGATTCCTAAAATCAATATTAGTGCTTATATATCAAAGATGGGTCCTTTTGAAGCAAGTCTTGATGACTTGAAAAACGCTAAGAATATAGCACCATATAACTTTCCATTAACAGAGAAGAATGAAGAGATAAAGAAGTATCTCCTCAAGCTTAAGGCCGAGGGGGAATCTGTAGGCGGTAGAATATCTATCCACGTTACAGGTGTTCCTAAAGGGCTAGGTGAACCTGCATTTGATAAGCTTAAGGCTGACTTTGCCAAGGGGCTTCTCTCTATTGGAGCCTGTGTTTCTTTTTCATTTGGACTTGGAGAGGAAATGGCAAACTTAAAAGGAAGTGAAGTTTCCTCAAAAAGAGAGAATTTTGGTGGAATTGAAGGTGGAATTTCAAATGGAGAAGATATTTTTCTAACTACCACATTCAAGCCCACATCAACTATTGGTGAAAAAGCTAAAGAGGGAAGACATGACCCATGTATTCTTCCAAGAGCTGTTCCGGTAGTTGAAGCAATGGTTAAATGTATTCTAGCTGATCACCTCTTAAGACAACGCGCTTATGGAGATGGAGTAATTGATGAGTAG
- a CDS encoding pentapeptide repeat-containing protein codes for MKTLTQFFNPFLNECQLDAKYEVIENMVINTKEFKGLSISGSLFSLTTFKNVTFESCVFYGSKIENCRFVNCNFINCEFKFTNISHSNFTGTRIENCKWDYSPIKKTEFNFCYLCAVTMHFSSSESNNTHSSCTSNIDLSWDQALMAGEAELASEKREQENFTNLVENFLFGKQAA; via the coding sequence ATGAAAACTCTAACTCAATTCTTTAATCCTTTTTTGAATGAGTGCCAACTGGACGCAAAGTATGAAGTTATCGAGAATATGGTAATAAATACTAAAGAATTCAAAGGTTTGAGTATTTCAGGTTCTCTCTTCTCTCTCACTACCTTTAAGAATGTTACTTTCGAGTCCTGTGTTTTCTATGGATCAAAAATTGAGAATTGCAGATTTGTAAATTGCAATTTTATAAATTGCGAATTCAAATTTACTAACATTTCACACAGCAACTTTACAGGAACGAGGATAGAAAATTGCAAATGGGATTATTCTCCCATCAAAAAAACCGAGTTCAACTTTTGTTATTTATGTGCCGTCACAATGCACTTTAGCTCTTCAGAGAGCAACAACACTCACAGCTCATGTACGAGCAATATTGATCTCTCGTGGGATCAGGCACTTATGGCAGGGGAAGCCGAGCTTGCCAGTGAGAAACGCGAACAGGAAAACTTCACTAACTTAGTTGAAAACTTCCTCTTCGGAAAACAAGCAGCTTAA
- a CDS encoding 3-dehydroquinate synthase, which produces MSSKIEFCKLDYIKEKIRSINSDLILVIADLNVWSHYSKLLPLMNIEGKKVVFWKAPDGEKVKDFENLSSAIEFFLSKNVHRKAHLVSLGGGATSDFSGMVAALLLRGIEWSTIPTTLLSMVDAGIGGKVAINSPQGKNLIGAFYHPTNIWICDSFLETLDEREWSSGAGEIVKYGFLSKEIGEKIIPDVDIKTLIKSCVLYKEEVVANDFKESGERKKLNFGHTFGHAIEVEYQIPHGLAVVWGILLVDILFNEGKLIPRAKELIENLKIELGDSPWLNKEFPVDKIMKYLRKDKKTTSSELIEFVVVKDIGNVEFHSISFNEVENKLIENKDVIRKLTI; this is translated from the coding sequence ATGAGTAGTAAAATTGAATTTTGTAAACTGGATTATATTAAAGAGAAAATTAGATCTATAAATTCTGATCTTATCCTCGTAATTGCTGACCTCAATGTTTGGAGTCACTATTCAAAGCTATTACCTTTAATGAATATAGAGGGAAAGAAAGTCGTTTTCTGGAAAGCACCAGATGGTGAAAAAGTAAAAGACTTTGAAAACTTATCCTCTGCTATAGAATTCTTCCTCTCTAAAAACGTTCACCGCAAAGCCCACCTTGTTTCTCTTGGTGGGGGAGCGACCAGTGACTTCTCTGGAATGGTTGCAGCGTTACTTTTAAGAGGGATTGAGTGGTCTACAATACCTACAACTCTTCTTTCAATGGTAGATGCGGGAATTGGCGGGAAGGTTGCCATCAACTCACCTCAAGGTAAGAATTTAATCGGGGCCTTTTATCACCCTACAAATATTTGGATTTGTGATTCCTTTTTAGAGACTTTAGATGAGAGGGAATGGTCAAGCGGTGCTGGAGAAATTGTTAAGTACGGATTCTTATCAAAAGAGATAGGAGAAAAAATCATACCTGACGTGGATATAAAGACTTTGATTAAGAGTTGTGTCTTATATAAAGAAGAAGTTGTTGCGAATGACTTTAAGGAAAGTGGTGAGAGAAAGAAATTGAACTTTGGGCATACCTTTGGGCATGCAATAGAAGTTGAATATCAAATTCCCCATGGACTTGCTGTTGTTTGGGGGATTCTTCTTGTAGATATTCTTTTCAATGAAGGAAAGCTAATTCCTAGGGCAAAAGAGTTGATTGAAAATCTAAAAATTGAGTTAGGTGATTCCCCTTGGTTAAATAAAGAATTTCCAGTTGATAAAATCATGAAGTATTTAAGAAAAGATAAGAAGACAACTTCGTCTGAGCTCATAGAGTTCGTAGTTGTTAAAGATATTGGTAATGTAGAATTTCATTCTATTTCTTTTAATGAAGTGGAAAATAAACTAATAGAGAATAAAGATGTCATTAGAAAACTCACAATTTAA
- the nadC gene encoding carboxylating nicotinate-nucleotide diphosphorylase, producing MSTKLFDKAMERDFEHFFAEDDLSRNHSYIQSLPMDKVDCSLKIKDDLVLAGLPYFFGAFNYLGANLQIEEHLSFEGKKFKKEDQSMLSFELPFALALTGERIALNLLQRASSIATFTNKFSELAKETNTKILDTRKTTPGLRGLEKYAVRIGGGFNHRLGQSDMWMVKDNHKSFFGGVKPAVEYFQSMNGFYTPIEVEIHDLVELEDCFGLGVKHFMLDNFSPDDIKKAIAMKPAGVTFEVSGGIRLNTIEKYLIPGVDAISIGSMTYDAPAVDLSLKYKRS from the coding sequence ATGAGCACAAAATTATTCGATAAGGCAATGGAGAGAGACTTTGAACACTTCTTCGCTGAGGACGATCTCTCAAGGAATCATTCTTATATTCAATCCTTGCCAATGGATAAGGTTGATTGCTCGCTAAAAATCAAAGACGATTTAGTATTGGCCGGGCTCCCTTATTTCTTTGGTGCTTTTAATTACTTGGGAGCAAACCTTCAAATTGAGGAGCACTTATCATTTGAAGGAAAGAAGTTTAAAAAGGAAGATCAATCAATGTTATCATTTGAGCTTCCATTCGCTCTCGCTCTCACTGGTGAGAGAATTGCTCTTAATCTTCTCCAAAGAGCGAGCTCAATAGCAACATTTACGAATAAGTTTTCTGAATTAGCAAAAGAGACTAATACTAAAATCCTTGATACGAGAAAAACAACTCCTGGACTGCGTGGACTTGAGAAGTACGCTGTGAGAATTGGAGGAGGATTTAATCATCGACTTGGTCAAAGTGATATGTGGATGGTTAAAGATAATCATAAGTCTTTCTTTGGCGGTGTTAAACCTGCTGTTGAATACTTTCAATCAATGAATGGTTTCTATACTCCTATTGAAGTTGAAATACACGACCTAGTTGAGCTTGAAGATTGCTTTGGTTTAGGTGTAAAGCACTTTATGCTTGATAACTTCTCTCCTGATGACATTAAAAAAGCTATTGCAATGAAGCCTGCTGGAGTTACCTTTGAAGTCTCCGGTGGAATAAGGTTAAATACAATTGAAAAGTATCTCATTCCTGGTGTCGATGCCATTAGTATTGGTTCAATGACTTACGATGCTCCTGCGGTAGATCTTTCTTTAAAGTATAAGAGGTCTTAG